A segment of the Williamwhitmania taraxaci genome:
CAGCTTTTCAGAAACCTTTTCGTTTACGCTGGCAATGAGCATCCACATGAGGCTCAACAACCAACGGCTCTCGAACTTAAAAAAATTAAATAATGGCCATGGAAGTAACAAACACCACCGGAAGGAGAAAAGCAGCAATTGCTCGTGTATACCTTTCAGAAGGCACAGGAGTAATTACCATCAACAAGAAACCTCTTGAGGTTTATTTTCCATCAAAAGTGCTTCAATACATCGTTAAGCAAGCTTTCTTGCTTTCGGGTAACGACAGCAAGTTTGACGTGAAAGCAACCCTTGTTGGCGGTGGAATTACCGGACAAGCAGAAGCGCTTCGTCTTGGTATATCTAGAGCTTTGGTTGAAGTAAATCCAGAAATTCGTGCTATGCTTAAACCTTTCGGTTTGATGACACGTGACCCACGTGAAGTAGAGCGTAAGAAACCTGGTCAACCAAAAGCAAGAAAGAGATTCCAATTCTCCAAACGCTAGTCTTTTCCGTTCTCACAGAATGGTAAACTTTTGGGACTACTTGAAAAGTACTACTCGAAAGTTGTTAATGGGATGAAATTACTGGGACCAACACACGTTGCTACTCGGTAGTTGAAACAAAACAAAAAAACGGACAAAAAATGCCACGTACAAATTTCCAAGAATTACTCGATGCCGGAGTTCACTTCGGTCACTTAAAGAGGAAATGGAATCCCAAAATGGCTCCTTATATCTTTATGGAGCGTAACGGTATTCACGTTATTGACCTGCACAAAACGGTAGTTAAGATTGACGAAACTGCCAATGCAATTAAGCAAATAGCCAAATCGGGTCGTAAGATCTTGTTTGTTGCAACTAAAAAGCAGGCAAAAGATATCGTATCAGAAAAAATCAAGGCAGTGAATATGCCATACGTTACCGAGCGCTGGCCCGGTGGTATGCTTACCAACTTCCCAACTATCCGCAAGGCCGTTAAGAAAATGTCGAACATCGACAAACTTTTCAGCGACGGAACCTTCAGCAACCTTTCGAAGCGTGAGGTACTTCAAATTACCCGTCAACGCGCGAAACTAGAGAAGAACCTTGGTTCTATTTCGGACCTTACCCGTCTTCCCGCAGCACTTTTCGTTATCGATGTGCAGAAAGAATACATTGCAGTTAGAGAGGCCAAAAGGCTTAACATTCCGGTTTTTGCAATGGTAGATACCTGCTGTGATCCAACACTAATCGATTTCGTAATTCCAGCTAACGACGACGCATCTAAGTCTATCACCCTTATTGTAGACATCATGGCTAAGGCCATCCAAGAGGGACTTGACGAAAGAAAAGCCGACAAGGACAGCGACAAGGATTCTCAGCCTAAAGAAAAAAAGGTTGAGGGTGGCAAAATGAGAGCACGCAAAGTTGCCCCTAAAAAGGATGACGAGACTGCTCCCGCAGAAGAAGCTGCACAAGCAGACGAAGTTGCTCCAGAAGCAGCTGAATAACCCAATTGTTAACCATTAAAACGAAATAATATGGCTCAAGTTAGTGCCGCCGATGTTGCAAAACTCAGAAAAATGACCGGTGCCGGTATGATGGACTGCAAAAAGGCTTTGGAAGAAGCCAACGGCGATTATGAAAGAGCGCAGGACATTATTCGTGAAAAAGGGAAACTTATTGCCAGCAAAAGAGCCGACCGTGATGCTACCGAAGGGGTAGTTCTCTCCAAGGTTTCCGAAGATGGCAAGAAGGGTATCATCGTTTGCCTTGCCTGCGAAACTGATTTTGTTGCTAAAAACAACGATTTCATCGCTCTTACAAACCAAATACTAGATGTAGCGCTCAGCAGCTTTCCAGCTGATCTCGCCGCTCTTTTGGCACTACCTCTCAACGGCAAAACCATTGCTGACGTTGTAGCTGAAAAGTCGGGTATCACTGGAGAAAAATTCAACCTTGCCTATTACGACAAAGTTGAAGCTGGTTTCTGTGCTCCCTACATTCACACCAATAAGAAGCTTGCGTCCTTAGTTGGTTTCTCAAAGACAATACGTCTTGAAGATGCCAAGGACATTGCCATGCAAGTTGCAGCTATGAATCCAGTAGCTATCGACAAGGATCAATGCCCTGCCGAAGTTATTGAAAAAGAGTTGCACATTGCTCGTGAGCAAGTTCGTCTTGAAGGCAAACCAGAGAACATGGTAGAGAAAATCTCCCAAGGAAAACTCGGTAAATTCTTCAAGGAAAGCACACTCCTTTCACAAGACTTCATTAAGGATGCCAAGGTTTCGGTTGAGGCACACCTTAAGGCTGTTGATGCTGAGGTAAAGGTTGTAAGTTTCAAGAGATTCACTCTCAACGATTAATATTACAACCGTCAATATAAAGAGGGCTAAATGCCCTCTTTTTTTACGCTTTATAGAAATAAAAAACAATATCTTTAAGGCAAAAATGGTTAAATATAAACGAGTATTGCTCAAGTTAAGCGGCGAATCGCTGCAGGGCGAACAAAACTATGGCATTAGCACGGAGATGCTCAATGCTTATGCTCAAGAGATTGGCGCTGCAGTGAAGGAAGGAGCACAAGTTGCCGTTGTTATTGGTGGAGGAAATATTTTTCGTGGTCTGGCCGGAACAAGCAAAGGCTTCGATCGCGTTAAGGGAGACCAAATGGGCATGCTTGCCACCATTATTAATAGCCTTGCGCTCGAATCGGCGCTTACCAACCAAGGTGTGAAAGCAAAAGTGCTCACATCAATCCGCATGGAACCAATTGGTGAATACTACAGCGCTCACAAAGCGCGCGAACTCCTCAACGAAGGAGTCGTAGCAATTCTTGCCGGCGGCACAAGCAATCCATTCTTTACCACCGATACAGCATCAGCTCTGCGTGGTGTGGAAATTGAGGCAGAAGTGTTGCTTAAAGGAACCCGTGTCGATGGTATCTACACCGCCGATCCAGAAAAAGATCCTACAGCCGTACGATTCGAGGAGATTACCTTTCACGAGGCATACTCTAAGCAATTAAAGGTAATGGACTTAACCGCATTTACAATGTGCAGCGAAAACAATCTTCCCATTGTTGTTTTCGATATGAACAAGCCTAAAAATCTAACGAAAGTAATTTTAGGCGAAAAAATTGGGACTTTAGTGAAAAATTAGATAATTTTAGCCAACCTACTGAAATCCAAAGATCATGACTGAAGTTAAGGATATTGTGACCCAAACCAGCCAGAAAATGGAAAAAGCCGTTATGCACCTTGAAAACGAGCTTCTTACCATTAGAGCAGGAAAGGCTAGTACTCACGTTCTAGACAATGTGATGGTTGACTATTATGGCTCCATGACCCCCCTCACAAATGTTGCCAGCGTTTTAGCGCCCGATGCTAGAACTATAACCATTACTCCTTGGGAAAAGAAAATGATTGATCCCATAGAAAAGGCCATTCTGACCGCCAACCTGAACCTGAATCCTCAAAACAACGGAGAGGTAATTCGGCTTGTGATCCCAGCCCTTACCGAGGATCGACGTAAAGACCTTGTGAAAATGGTTAAGCAAGAAGCCGAAAATGCCCGCGTTAGCATTCGCAATGCCCGAAGAGATGGGAATGAAGCAATTAAAAAGGCTCAAAAAGATGGCTTGGCCGAAGACGTGGCAAAAGATGCAGAAGTTGAAATCCAAAAGATTACCGATGGTTTCGGAAAAAGAGTGGAAGATATCTTTGAGAAAAAGGAAAAAGATATTCTTACGGTATAAAAAAAGCGGCTTTCGCCGCTTTTTTTTATTCTACGATAATCATTTTTAAAGCATTCGCAGCCAACTTTAACCGCTGGACATGATTCCCGGGTAACAACAAATGATGATTCCCAAATGGATTATTTCGGAAGTATTCTGTTGCACTTTCAGTTAAAGCAACTTCCACCTGAGTACGACATGCACTTTTCATCTTGGGGATCCGTTTCACAGTTGCCTTGGAAATAAATATCCTACTCAGCGTACTATCTACTCGAAAGATGGTTACCTCTTTTGCATTAAGATACCCCTGAACAGCAAGACCTTCGTCAGTTTCAAAATGTGTATCGAGCGAAAACTCTTTAAGTAAATTGAGCGGAACCGCACAATGGGCGAATAGACCCATACCATTGTTAATTCCAACCGTATTGGCCATCCATGGAACTACTTCACAAACTTCGCGCGCAAGCATCATTCCTGCAGCACTGCAAAGATCACCCTCACAGCCTGCTGTTAAAAGATCGCCATTGAACTTTGAAAGGGCAAGGCAAGCGGAAACCTTACAGTCGGTAACCAAAGGAAAGCATTCTACTGTGATGCCTTGCAGATTATGCGTTGAGATAGCCCTTGCTAGTTGTTCGTATACTTTTCCGGCCTCCTCCATTTTGGCACTATCAATGTGCTTGCCAGGACCTGCATAGGCTTCAGCAAAATAGGAAGGTGCCGAAAGATCGTTGCGAGATGGTAATTCGACCCAGTCTAGTTTCACCAATTCGATTCCCAAGCGAGTGCTAAGAACAAAAGGCGAAATAGTGCTAGCAACAAGCCAATCGGAAACATTTCCTATCTGTCCAAGCCGTTTTCCTTTAAGGCGAAGCAATCCATTTTTAACATGGTAAAAATCCTCAACCAACAAAGGTAGATTTGGTTGATCGAGATCAGCTAAATGAGTATAGACATGGTTCTGGTTACACCAAGCCTTTACCTCGGTTGCAGCAGCATATGAATTATCGTCGCTGCAGGCAAGCATAAGGTAAAACTTATACTCTTCTACGAGCGTAACAGCAGCTCTTTCAGACCCACCAGTAAGAAAAAGCAACACATCGGGATGCTCATCAACAAACTCAACTTGATCCTTATTTAAAACTTTCAGGAAACGCTTTTTTCCTCTTGTATAAACACCGTCATCGGCATTGGCAAAGGCCAGCAGCTTAACTCTAAGCTTCTCCATACATTTATTGATAAGTTTAGTTTTTTAACAATGCAAAAGCGGCATCAAGATACACAAAAATATCCGTAGGATGCTGACCCACCTTAACTTTGCTGCGTTGATGACCCAGCCGCACCACGACCATATTATCGGAAGGAATAACAAATATATATTGGCCCTGAATCCCACGTGCATAGATTATCTCCTTATTGTGATAGTTTACCAACCACCACTGGTATCCATAAAAATCGACTCCTTTGCCGTCGGTATCCACTAGACGATTCGCAGGCGCAACCATTTGGCTAAAATAGGTGGAATCGACAATCGTTTGCCCTGTAATAGATTTTCCGCCATTGAGCACCATTAACCCTATCCGAGCAAAGTCCCTTGCCGTTGCATAAAAACAGCAATAAGCTTTGGCCACACCGCCCTCGTCATCAAGGCTCCAGTGAGCCGAACGATTGGCACCGATGGGCTTCCATAACTTAATGGAAGTATAGGTAGGCAAAGACATTCCGGTAGCTCGCTCCACTACCATAGCAAGTAACTGCGTGTTACAACTCTGATATTCAAATTTAACGCCCGATTTCGCCTTTAGACCAAGGGAAAACATTTGTCCCTCAAGATTTGTCCCATAGTAGGCCTTAGTTATTGGACCAAAAAGCGAGGAGTAACCCTCATCCCAGCGAATACCCGAACTCATGGTTAGCAACTCTTTGATGGTTACAGAGCCAACATCGTGACTTTTAAATTCGGTGATGTAAGCAGAAATAGGTTCGTCCACCGATTTGATTTTTCCATCGGCAATGGCAGCACCCACCAAAACACCAACAATACTCTTAGCCGCCGAAAAAGAATTGGAAAGAGAATCACGATCGCCATCTAAAGAATACCTCTCGGTAATGATGGTAGAATCTTTTACCACAAGAAATGCGGTGGTTTCATAACTAGCCATAGCCTGCACTAAAGAATCGGAAATTACTTGTCCAAATCCGGTACCGGTGGGTAGGTCGAATGTACGCTCTTTCGATTCGACTACTGCCGATTGAAACAGATCACGATCGTATATTCCGGGTTCTTGGTATTTAATCGTTTTTATAAGATACCGTGTCGACGGGATAAGCCATACAACAGAGATTATCAGAAGAAGGCATGAGGCAAAATAAAGAAGAATTCTTCGCATATTATTTAGTTAGTGTTTATCAGGCAATAGATGGTGCAAGATACGAGGAAAGAGAAAATAAATCAAAAAGCAGCAAGTCGATTTAGGATTGTGATTGCTATATTTGGAAAAAACAATCAAAAGAGCCAGACTAATACTTAATATGAACGGAGACCCTAAACTATTTGAGTTATTAGAGAAGTTAAGCATTTCGTTCGAATACTATGAACACCCTCCAACGCCAACAATAGAGGAGGCAATGAAATACTGGAAAGACATTGAGGCGACGCACTGTAAAAATCTTTTTTTCAGAAACCACAAGGGAGATAGACATTACCTAGTGGTTTTTGATCATAGAAAAACACTTGATGTGAAAACCTTGGAGGGAATGTTACACCAAGGAAAGTTAACCTTTGCCTCCGAAGAGAGAATGAGCAAGTTTCTTGGAATAAAACCAGGTTCGGTAACGCCCCTTGCTCTTATCAACGATAAAAATAATCATGTCAAACTTTTTATTGATAGCGACATTCGGAAAGGCACCAAGGTTAGTTTCCACCCATGCAGCAACACTGCCAGTATCGTAATTAAGACAACCGACCTCATCCGGTTTCTTGACTATGTTCAAAACGAGGTGGAATGGCTGGATATAATGCATTAATATTGTTCAAATTGACAGAAAGGCTTCTCTTATAACAAAGGGCAGCAATCAAAGCGTGTGGAGAGAACAACGAGAACATATTCTGGGTATATCAACTCCGGTCAATAACCTTGCACGAATTCCATTTAATTGCACTGAATTCCAACTGTTTATTGGATATGAGAAAACCTCACCACAAATAGCATCCACCTCCTTGTCCATACAGCAGAGGGCCATTCTACCATCCCACGCTATTACAGTATTACTCCAAAGTCGAAAGCAGGATAGCCTACTCTGCTTTTTGCCGAGATTACTATATCGCGAAAACTTGCTCTTGGATGGTAATAAATTATTCGAATCCGCTGCATGGCTAAGATTGAGAGTCTTCAACTCCACCGCATCGGCTCCTACCGATTTAGCAAATCGACGAATGTTTTTCAGATTGCCCTCGTTGGCGGAGGTGATAAGCGATTGGAAAACAATGCGTGGAAAAAGCAGCCCCATAGCCTTTCGTTTGGCCGCTACCATTTGAATATTTCCAACCACCTTACTGAAAGAGCCACCCTTGCGGTAGGCTAAGTATTCCTCCTCACTAGCCCCATCAATCGAAAAAATAATTTCTTTTAGTTTGGCCTCCAGCAACCCATCAACCATTTCTGCGGTTAAGAGTAACCCATTGGTAGATATTGAAGTAAATATCTTTCGCTTGGAAAAGTGTGCCACGATTTCGGGAAGGTTCGGGTGTAGTAAGGGCTCTCCTTGAAAGTAGAGATTTACCCAAATAGCCTTTGTACCCAAATGCTCAATTATTGAATCAACCGTTTCCAAACTAATCTGTCCTCGTGGGCGAACGAGTTCATTTGTTCCCACAGGACACTCGGGACACTGCAAGTTGCAGCCACAAACGGGCTCAACGGTAAGAAACGACGGAGAAGAAAAAAGTATAGGTCGCTTCAGCAACCGAGACAAAACAAACCCAAAACAAACCCCTGCAAGGGTTAAGAGCCGAGCAGGGGTTATGGATTGAATAATGCCAACCAATCGTCGCATTGTTATGAATATGGAATCTTACTTATTATCAAGAATATCGAGCAACTCATCGAGTTTTGGCGTAAGAATAATCTCAGTTCTGCGATTCTTCTGCCTTGCTTCTGAAGTTTTTGCCGCATCAACCGGTAAAAACTGACTCCTACCACTTGCCAACACGCGCTTTGGATCAACTTTTTTATTCTGAAGAATAATCCGAACGATAGAGGTAGCCCGCTTTACACTCAAATCCCAGTTGTCGATGATTTGATCTTTTCCATTGTAAGGAACATCATCCGTATGGCCTTCGATCATCACGTTGATATCCGAATTAACGGCAAGCACATCGGCCAACTTCTTAATGGCATCAGCACCCTTAGGGTCTACTTCCCAGCTGCCCGATTTGAAAAGCAACTTCTCCTCAAGCGACACATATACCTTTCCATTATGAACAGTAACGGTAAGACCCTTCCCTTCAAACCCAAGAAGAGCATCGGAAACCTTCTTCCTAAGCGCAATTACAACGGAATCCTTCCGGCTCAATATCCTCTCCAGTTCAAGCAACCGCGCATTTCTTGATTCCAGGTCTGTTTGCATCGTTACTAAATCGGACTGAAGTTTATCCAAATCGTGCTTGCGCTGATTAAGTCTGCGCTCCAACTCACGCAAAGCATCTTCGCGACGCTGCAACTCAACTTGGTTTTCTTGGAGCTGCTTAAGCAACTTTTTAGTCTCCGACACACTACTATTGAGCAATGAGTTTTGAGCCAATTCCAAATCGGCATAGCGCTTTTTAAGACCGTTATGTTCTTCGCTTAACCCTTTAAATTCCTGAGATAGGCGTAGGCTGTCGGCAAGCAAACGATCGACATCCGCTTGAGCAACTTTCACCTTACTATCCAACTCACTATTCTTAACATTTAATGCCTGATTTTCGTCGGAGAACCTTTCTCTTTCAGCCTCGCTCTTTTGATGCTTATCTTGAAGTGCCCGAAACTCTTTAGCGGGAACACAGGCCACCAGCAAAATGATTGCTAGCCCTAATAATGCCTTGGTACTATATCTATTCATATTGTAGTAATTAACCATTTAGCCTATTTAACTTTACTCATTTTGATCCAAATCGCAAAAGAACAATATAATCCACAGATTTTGAAGCAAACTAAGTTATATACAAACCTAAGCCAATTTTTAGGATTTCGCAAAAGCTTTTGAGGATAGACGTAGTGCAAAATTCCGTTTTAACTAAATAAGTGTAAATTTGTGCTCGTTCCTGAAATAGTACGAGCGCAACTTTAGCAAACATGTTTGGATAACAATTGTTAATGATCATTAAAGTTATACTAAGCGAAAACAAAGCGTTTGTGTTTTCGTTCTTAACCAACAACCGAAAATAATTGCAAATAATGCCCAACCGATATCCCCTTCTAGGAAAAATTGACAATCCCGAGGATCTTAAGAAACTTAAGGAAGAGGATCTTGTACCAGTGTGCAGTGAGTTACGGGATTTTATCATTGATTCAGTATCGTGCAATCCGGGCCATTTCGGGGCGAGCCTTGGAGTAGTAGAACTTACCGTAGCGCTGCATTACGTTTTTAACACTCCATACGACAGGCTAGTTTGGGACGTTGGGCACCAAGCTTACGCGCACAAAATTCTTACTGGACGAAAATCCGTTTTCCATACAAACCGTAAATACAAGGGAATTAGCGGTTTCCCCAATCGGAAGGAGAGTCCTTTCGATTCATTTGGTGTTGGGCATTCGTCCACGTCGATATCGGCTGCCTTAGGAATGGCAATTGCAGCCCAAAAGAAAGGCGAACAACGTCAGGTTATTGCAGTTATAGGCGATGGTTCATTGACTGGTGGTATGGCCTTTGAAGGACTCAATAATGCGGGAGCCAACAATGCCAACATTCTGGTAATCCTCAACGACAACAACATGGCTATCGATCCTAATGTTGGTGCGCTCAAGGAGTATTTGCTGGATATAACCACCTCGAAAACTTACAACAAATTCAAAACCGACGTTTGGAATGCGCTTGGCAAATTCGAGAACTTAGGCCCGAAAGCCCGAAGATTGGTGCAAAAACTCGAGGGCTCGGTTAAATCAGCATTATTACACCGAAGCAACCTTTTTGAATCGCTAAACCTGCGCTACTTTGGTCCTGTGGATGGGCACGATGTTGAATACCTCGTAAAAATCCTTAACGACCTTAAAGATATACCAGGACCCAAGTTACTACACTGCATTACCACCAAAGGAAAAGGGTATAAACCAGCGGAAGAGAACCAAACTGCATTTCATGCACCGGGACTCTTCGATCGGGAAACCGGCAAGCAGATTGTGGTAAAACATGAAAAACCGCTTCCACCAAAGTATCAAGATGTTTTTGGTGAAACGTTGCTGGAGCTAGCCATAATGAACCCAAAGATCTATGGAATAACCCCAGCGATGCCCAGCGGTTGCTCCATGAATATTCTTATGGATAAACTCCCCGAAAGAGCATTTGACGTAGGCATTGCTGAGCAGCATGCGGTTACATTTGCTGCAGGCATGGCAGCCGAAGGGGACATTCCGTTCTGCAATATCTACTCCTCTTTTTCGCAACGAGCTTACGACCAAATAATCCACGATGTTGCGCTGCAAAACCTTCCGGTTGTAATGTGTTTAGATCGGGCAGGAATAGTGGGAGAAGATGGTGCTACTCATCATGGCGTTTTCGATATGGCTTTCCTTCGCCCAATCCCCAACATTACTATTGTTAGCCCTCTAAATGAGGTAGAACTTCGAAACATGATGTTTACGGCCCAACTCGACAATCAGGGCCCTTGGGTAATTCGCTATCCAAGAGGAAGAGGAGAACTAACTGATTGGAAAAAACCGTTCCGAGCATTGGCAAAGGGTAAAGGGCAACTTGTGCGGGAAGGTCGCGATTTAGCCATCCTTTGCATAGGCCCAATTGGAAACGAAGCCATCAAAGCAGCCAACGAGTTATCGCTTATAGATATAGAGGTTGCTATTTACGATATGAGGTTTTTAAAACCCCTAGACGAAGAACTTCTGGAAGAAGTACGACTACGCTTTCAAAAAATAATTACACTGGAGGACGGAGCACTTGCAGGCGGTTTTGGAAGTGCAGTGCTCGAGTATTTCTGCAGCAAAGCGAACATGCCGCAGGTCGTGAGGCTTGGAATCCCTGATAAATTTATCGAACATGGATCACCAACCGAACTTTATCGAGAATGTGGGATAGATAAAGAAGGAATTAAAGCTACAGCATTTAAACTAGTTAACGAAAATATTAGGGTAAAGTAGGCTGAGGGAGTGAAAATATATTTTGTCACTTAGAAACAAATATCTATATTCGCACTCCCAAAGTTCTTTGTGTAATGCCCGGATGGCGGAATTGGTAGACGCGTTGGTCTCAAACACCAATGGTAATACCGTGCCGGTTCGATCCCGGCTCCGGGTACTTCATTACACTAAACCCTCTCTTTTGAGGGTTTTTTTTTACCCCTAAATCAGGTAAAATGAGCAATATGGATCAATTCCCTTATGGGAACAAACAGGAGCAATTCGACAGGCGTTACTTGGAAATGGCCCAGATATGGTCTAAAAATTCCTATTGTGTACGTCGCCAGGTGGGGGCACTCATCGTTAAGGGCCGAATGATTATTTCCGATGGCTACAACGGAACACCTTCGGGCTTCGAAAACATTTGCGAAGATGAGGAGGGAAAAACAAAGGCATACGTGCTCCACGCCGAGGCGAATGCCATTACCAAAGTGGCCAAAAGCAACAACAGCAGCGATGGCGCAACCCTTTATGTAACAGCCTCTCCTTGCGTTGAATGCGCCAAATTGATAATTCAAGCTGGAATTAAGCGCGTAGTTTACCTCGACCAATACCATAACACCGATGGCCTTGCGATTCTAAAAAGAGCAAACATCGTAGTTGACCAAATAACCTTATAAACCACCACTCATGGGTTACGAAAACACAAAACGTCAGATTTGGCTACCGTTGCTTTTGGCACTTGCGGTAGTAGTTGGAATCTTTATAGGAAGTTCACTCCATAGGAGCAACACCCCAACAGCACTATTCTTCCCCAATTCAGGATCGGATAAAATACAAAGTGTCCTAAAACTCATACAGGATGAATACGTCGACACGGTATCGGTCAAACGTCTTGAGGAAAAAGCCTTAGAAGCCATTGCAAAAGGGCTCGATCCGCATACAGTATATATTCCCGCCGAAAAACTAGCCGAGGTTAACGAACCCCTCGATGGTGAGTTTAGTGGAATAGGTGTTCACTTTAACGTAACTAGCGACACCGTTGTGGTGATTTCTACCGTACCCGGAGGCCCTTCCGTGAAAGTTGGCGTGATGCCTGGCGACAGAATTGTAACCGTAAACGGGAAGATTATTGCCGGGGTTAAAATGGATCAGGACAGCATTGTAAAGAGACTTAGGGGACCCAACGGAAGTAAGGTAAAGATTGGCTTAAAACGAAGCGAAGTTAAAGAGTTGATCGACGTCACCATTACCCGCGACAGAATTCCACTTTACAGTATCGATGCGTCCTACATGGTAAACGATTCCATTGGATACATAAAAATTGCCCGATTTGCTCGTTCAACCTATCAAGAATTTTTTGAGGCTACGAATAAGCTCCACAAGCAGGGGATGAAAAGTGTGATCCTTGACTTAAGAGGTAATACCGGAGGATTTCTCGATCAAGCGGTCCAAATTGCCAACGAATTCCTTCCTGCGGGCAGACTCATCGTGTATACGCAAGGAAACGCTCGTCCGCGGCAAAACCTCTACTCCGATGGCAAAGCAACCTGCAAAAATGATAAGGTCGTCATCCTTATCGACGAATTTTCTGCCTCTGCCAGCGAAATTCTTGCCGGAGCCTTACAGGACAACGACAAGGGAACCATCATAGGCCGTAGAAGTTTTGGAAAAGGGCTGGTTCAAGAGCAGATCCCACTCGCCGACAACTCCGCACTCAGGCTTACCGTAGCTCGCTACTACACCCCTACCGGCAGAAGTATTCAGAAGCACTATACATTTGGATCGGAAGAGGAATACGCTATGGAAATTAGCAATCGATATGCGCATGGAGAATTTGAACAGGTGGACAGCATTAAGTTTGCGGATTCACTCAAGTATAAAACCCCCGGAGGA
Coding sequences within it:
- the dxs gene encoding 1-deoxy-D-xylulose-5-phosphate synthase — protein: MPNRYPLLGKIDNPEDLKKLKEEDLVPVCSELRDFIIDSVSCNPGHFGASLGVVELTVALHYVFNTPYDRLVWDVGHQAYAHKILTGRKSVFHTNRKYKGISGFPNRKESPFDSFGVGHSSTSISAALGMAIAAQKKGEQRQVIAVIGDGSLTGGMAFEGLNNAGANNANILVILNDNNMAIDPNVGALKEYLLDITTSKTYNKFKTDVWNALGKFENLGPKARRLVQKLEGSVKSALLHRSNLFESLNLRYFGPVDGHDVEYLVKILNDLKDIPGPKLLHCITTKGKGYKPAEENQTAFHAPGLFDRETGKQIVVKHEKPLPPKYQDVFGETLLELAIMNPKIYGITPAMPSGCSMNILMDKLPERAFDVGIAEQHAVTFAAGMAAEGDIPFCNIYSSFSQRAYDQIIHDVALQNLPVVMCLDRAGIVGEDGATHHGVFDMAFLRPIPNITIVSPLNEVELRNMMFTAQLDNQGPWVIRYPRGRGELTDWKKPFRALAKGKGQLVREGRDLAILCIGPIGNEAIKAANELSLIDIEVAIYDMRFLKPLDEELLEEVRLRFQKIITLEDGALAGGFGSAVLEYFCSKANMPQVVRLGIPDKFIEHGSPTELYRECGIDKEGIKATAFKLVNENIRVK
- a CDS encoding deoxycytidylate deaminase, translating into MDQFPYGNKQEQFDRRYLEMAQIWSKNSYCVRRQVGALIVKGRMIISDGYNGTPSGFENICEDEEGKTKAYVLHAEANAITKVAKSNNSSDGATLYVTASPCVECAKLIIQAGIKRVVYLDQYHNTDGLAILKRANIVVDQITL
- a CDS encoding S41 family peptidase, which translates into the protein MGYENTKRQIWLPLLLALAVVVGIFIGSSLHRSNTPTALFFPNSGSDKIQSVLKLIQDEYVDTVSVKRLEEKALEAIAKGLDPHTVYIPAEKLAEVNEPLDGEFSGIGVHFNVTSDTVVVISTVPGGPSVKVGVMPGDRIVTVNGKIIAGVKMDQDSIVKRLRGPNGSKVKIGLKRSEVKELIDVTITRDRIPLYSIDASYMVNDSIGYIKIARFARSTYQEFFEATNKLHKQGMKSVILDLRGNTGGFLDQAVQIANEFLPAGRLIVYTQGNARPRQNLYSDGKATCKNDKVVILIDEFSASASEILAGALQDNDKGTIIGRRSFGKGLVQEQIPLADNSALRLTVARYYTPTGRSIQKHYTFGSEEEYAMEISNRYAHGEFEQVDSIKFADSLKYKTPGGKIVYGGGGIMPDIFIPLDTIGINRYFRVVSARNLIYRYAFSVTDSRRNVLAKFKNVVELENYLNTINVLKGFETYARNNKVVAKPGELKVCGKIIETQLKAYIARDILDNDGFYPIISRIDNTLQKAISILKGDTGISQSKSKGGKKNIFALLLTKPRAMQLARNKA